A genome region from Halocatena salina includes the following:
- a CDS encoding DUF1102 domain-containing protein, whose translation MALVMIVVAASLVTATGAFSSVQAERTAEVNVVGDENAYLGLTGTSPFAEENEQTGELEINFDADHKTDKGGKGVNPRSVTAFDNVFTITNQGTKEVDVTVKGGTEEDISIYDGETGKAIEGKRIIPGESIQVGLEIDASDKTKSDDTFTEEITISANSPNANNTVSLPNASSSNPGTN comes from the coding sequence TTGGCGTTGGTTATGATCGTCGTTGCGGCGTCTCTGGTTACAGCCACGGGCGCCTTCTCAAGTGTGCAAGCCGAACGGACGGCCGAAGTCAATGTGGTAGGTGACGAAAACGCGTATCTCGGTCTCACGGGAACCAGTCCGTTCGCAGAAGAGAACGAGCAAACCGGAGAGTTGGAGATCAACTTTGACGCGGATCATAAGACAGACAAAGGTGGTAAGGGCGTCAATCCCAGATCCGTCACTGCCTTCGACAACGTCTTTACCATCACCAATCAGGGTACAAAAGAGGTAGATGTCACAGTGAAAGGCGGCACTGAGGAAGACATCTCCATCTACGATGGTGAGACTGGTAAGGCTATCGAAGGGAAGAGAATCATCCCCGGAGAAAGCATTCAGGTCGGTCTCGAGATCGATGCCTCCGATAAAACGAAGTCGGATGACACGTTCACCGAAGAGATCACGATTTCGGCAAACAGTCCGAATGCTAATAATACCGTGAGCCTTCCGAACGCAAGTTCGAGCAACCCCGGTACAAACTAA
- a CDS encoding DUF7344 domain-containing protein yields the protein MNIKPADTSFTKDTLFQLLGNRRRRWAIRYLTHNKCTQLSELAEQIAAWEAGIPVEQVTARQRKRAYTSLQQTHLPALDEADVIDFSVTSGDIEVTERLETLDIYLEVVPSVPSRGVCIISASDWLVVWYYWR from the coding sequence ATGAATATCAAACCGGCAGACACATCGTTCACAAAGGATACGCTGTTTCAACTCCTCGGAAATCGTCGACGACGGTGGGCAATCAGATATCTTACTCACAACAAATGTACTCAACTGAGTGAGCTTGCCGAACAGATCGCTGCATGGGAAGCTGGAATTCCAGTTGAACAAGTGACAGCACGACAGAGAAAGCGTGCGTACACATCGCTTCAACAGACACATCTCCCGGCGCTTGATGAAGCCGATGTTATCGACTTTTCCGTTACCAGTGGCGATATCGAGGTAACTGAACGGCTGGAGACGCTAGATATCTACCTTGAGGTCGTCCCGAGCGTACCATCCCGTGGAGTATGTATTATCTCGGCATCGGACTGGTTAGTTGTGTGGTACTATTGGCGATAA
- a CDS encoding signal peptidase I produces MVRNKVGSALQIVLVLAVVAIAVGQFIGQPVLLAYVTSDSMESTLSTGDGYLVLPSMVTGSVEEGDIVVFNAKTLNDDNGGLTTHRVVEKTGRGVVTRGDNNPFTDQEGGEPLVKSHQIVGKAILIGNNPIVIPQLGTAFTAIRDTVTNMQRSIAIALGTRSLLGTQGLSYLLFGAGILLYIVSVFAEGEGSRARRRKRKRKRKRTRRIPKLAIALALGGVLIASLTATMIVPGGIQEFDVVSVDQDSSGPSVIASGQTEQLNYSVPNGGIVPVVTYLDPASEGVKTPDENVIVGPGDRQTVSIELSAPEEIGYYPGMSTNAGIWLSCLRRGSTFCIVCIHGYR; encoded by the coding sequence ATGGTTCGGAACAAGGTTGGGTCGGCACTACAGATCGTTCTCGTTCTCGCCGTCGTCGCTATTGCGGTGGGACAGTTCATCGGACAGCCGGTGTTACTGGCGTACGTCACTAGTGACAGCATGGAATCAACGTTGTCGACTGGTGATGGGTACCTCGTACTCCCTTCTATGGTCACTGGCTCCGTTGAGGAAGGCGACATCGTCGTCTTCAATGCCAAAACGCTCAACGATGATAACGGAGGTCTCACGACACATCGGGTTGTTGAGAAGACGGGCCGTGGGGTGGTTACTCGAGGTGATAACAACCCGTTCACCGATCAGGAAGGTGGTGAACCTCTCGTCAAGAGCCATCAGATCGTCGGCAAAGCGATCCTCATCGGTAATAACCCGATCGTGATCCCACAGCTCGGGACAGCGTTCACCGCTATCCGAGACACAGTCACGAATATGCAGCGTTCGATAGCGATCGCGTTAGGAACGCGATCGTTATTGGGCACGCAAGGACTCTCGTACCTGCTGTTCGGTGCTGGTATCCTCCTTTACATCGTGAGTGTGTTCGCTGAGGGTGAGGGATCGAGAGCGCGACGACGGAAACGAAAGCGTAAACGCAAACGTACCCGTCGGATACCGAAATTAGCAATCGCGCTCGCTCTCGGCGGCGTACTCATCGCTTCGTTGACGGCTACGATGATCGTTCCTGGTGGTATACAGGAATTCGATGTTGTCAGTGTCGATCAAGACTCCAGTGGTCCCTCTGTCATCGCTAGTGGCCAGACCGAACAGCTCAATTACAGTGTTCCAAATGGGGGGATCGTACCGGTCGTGACTTACCTTGATCCGGCTAGTGAGGGTGTCAAAACCCCAGATGAGAACGTGATCGTAGGACCAGGTGATCGACAAACGGTTAGTATCGAGCTCTCAGCCCCAGAAGAAATAGGATATTACCCCGGTATGTCAACGAACGCCGGTATTTGGCTATCTTGCCTCCGTCGTGGATCGACGTTCTGTATCGTCTGCATCCATGGCTACCGGTGA
- a CDS encoding DUF5305 family protein, with translation MDSNRQTRLKVLIDDYFFVVAIVLAIIAAGGAWATYSTVLSPGSHVEHRPVDSWGVNGGFNHSGTVINDSLVFDKGDVRNDRMFYITNSTPTLNGTFWFQLGGASGNATVSTEARIVDFAHYEEKDDKTEDVIQRRIWQNKRPIAADVTELQAGEMKNTSFSIDADRLRDRKRDLHQEHKSLYQIADIRTQVFVTTEVSGTIDGYPVNRTFNYTLPINSTMDYVVVSPTRTPREEVPIIQPVEVSTQPETLTQVGSTAVLLVSLLALLGLIYGREEDWFDVSEADRTDIRYERVRSEFEDWVTTGTIPDTDRSTIEVESLEGLVDIAFDSNHRVIEDAATGVYVVRDDGVWYQYTPEWAEVDDTNADSSDSDC, from the coding sequence ATGGATTCGAATCGACAAACACGGCTCAAGGTACTGATCGACGATTACTTTTTCGTGGTTGCGATCGTCCTTGCCATCATCGCAGCTGGAGGTGCTTGGGCAACGTACTCGACAGTACTCTCTCCTGGCTCACACGTCGAACACCGTCCTGTCGACTCGTGGGGAGTCAATGGTGGATTCAATCACAGCGGTACAGTCATCAACGATTCCCTAGTGTTCGACAAGGGTGACGTCCGTAATGATAGAATGTTTTATATAACGAACTCAACGCCGACACTCAACGGGACGTTTTGGTTCCAACTTGGTGGAGCATCCGGAAACGCAACGGTGTCGACGGAAGCACGAATCGTCGATTTCGCTCACTACGAAGAGAAAGATGACAAAACAGAAGATGTTATCCAACGACGCATTTGGCAGAACAAACGTCCGATCGCTGCCGACGTGACCGAACTCCAAGCAGGGGAAATGAAGAACACATCGTTCTCCATCGATGCAGACCGACTCCGCGACCGCAAACGGGATCTTCATCAAGAACACAAATCCCTCTATCAAATAGCAGATATTCGGACGCAAGTGTTCGTCACGACTGAAGTTTCGGGTACGATCGACGGGTACCCTGTCAATCGGACGTTCAACTACACGCTTCCGATCAACAGCACGATGGATTACGTCGTGGTCTCACCCACTCGAACCCCTAGGGAAGAGGTGCCGATCATTCAACCTGTGGAGGTATCCACCCAGCCTGAAACACTCACACAGGTGGGATCGACTGCTGTGCTACTCGTTTCCCTCCTTGCTCTTCTCGGACTCATCTACGGACGAGAAGAAGACTGGTTCGACGTTTCGGAGGCAGATCGTACAGATATCAGATATGAAAGGGTCAGATCCGAGTTCGAAGATTGGGTTACGACAGGGACGATCCCAGACACGGACCGATCAACGATCGAGGTGGAGTCTTTAGAAGGACTCGTCGATATCGCGTTCGATTCCAATCATCGCGTCATTGAAGATGCCGCGACTGGTGTGTACGTGGTCCGTGACGACGGTGTCTGGTACCAGTACACGCCGGAGTGGGCTGAGGTGGATGATACTAATGCTGACAGCTCTGACAGTGACTGTTAG
- a CDS encoding orc1/cdc6 family replication initiation protein yields the protein MLLEFDEQDGLIRDRSLLDPNYVVEEDRIVGRDKQLQEVTKMLRVALGNNRPPNLFLYGPSGTGKSLIMKAVCKNIHKICESRDIKFGTVEVNCQDLDTLNIAVYELAEQSANEAGVDVEVPKHGVATKEKWDELYRIVNENFDSVVFVLDELDMLVGRRDKQDPAFSRLLYQLSRAGANDDLTAYISVVAISNDTKMMESVGSRALSSFTPEDVHFDDYDARQLQAILRRRQDAFHEGVVDSGVIPLAAAVAAQTHGDARKAIDLMRVAGELAEREGDDGIREEHVRQAQDKVEKNRVLEVVRGISTQKKICLYATAAVAAQTADGAARSTTGYRVYQYLTDAIDVDQYYQETYVNKMKELTTYSLLDFERRSHGPSSGMFLEFQFGEQPETILETLREDSRIDMISNHEVESVVKAQIQNET from the coding sequence ATGCTACTTGAATTCGACGAACAGGATGGATTGATTCGTGACCGATCTCTTCTCGACCCAAACTACGTGGTCGAAGAAGACCGAATCGTCGGCCGTGATAAGCAACTTCAGGAAGTAACGAAAATGCTCCGTGTCGCTCTTGGAAACAACCGTCCACCTAATCTCTTTCTTTATGGTCCATCCGGAACAGGAAAGTCGCTTATAATGAAAGCTGTCTGCAAAAATATTCACAAAATATGTGAATCACGGGATATAAAATTTGGAACGGTAGAAGTGAATTGCCAAGATTTGGATACATTGAACATTGCAGTTTATGAACTGGCGGAGCAATCCGCGAACGAGGCGGGTGTAGATGTCGAAGTCCCAAAGCACGGTGTGGCAACGAAAGAAAAATGGGATGAACTCTACCGCATCGTCAACGAGAATTTCGATTCGGTGGTGTTCGTACTCGATGAACTCGATATGCTCGTCGGTCGTCGGGACAAGCAGGATCCCGCCTTTTCTCGACTCCTGTATCAACTCTCCCGGGCAGGAGCCAACGATGATCTGACCGCTTACATCTCCGTCGTTGCAATATCGAACGACACGAAGATGATGGAATCGGTTGGAAGCCGCGCTCTGAGCTCGTTTACTCCCGAAGATGTGCACTTCGATGACTACGATGCGAGACAGCTGCAGGCGATTCTTCGTCGACGGCAAGATGCGTTTCATGAGGGAGTGGTCGACAGTGGTGTGATACCCCTTGCAGCAGCGGTCGCGGCCCAAACCCACGGCGATGCAAGGAAGGCGATCGATCTAATGCGTGTTGCTGGTGAGCTCGCAGAGCGCGAGGGAGATGATGGTATCCGCGAGGAACACGTCCGACAGGCCCAAGATAAAGTGGAAAAGAATCGTGTTTTGGAAGTCGTCCGTGGTATCAGTACCCAGAAGAAGATCTGCTTGTACGCGACGGCAGCTGTCGCAGCACAAACCGCTGACGGGGCTGCTCGGAGTACGACGGGATATCGTGTGTATCAGTATCTGACGGACGCGATCGATGTCGATCAATATTACCAGGAAACATACGTAAATAAAATGAAAGAGTTGACTACGTATTCTCTTCTCGACTTCGAACGACGGAGTCACGGTCCCAGCTCCGGGATGTTTCTCGAATTCCAGTTCGGTGAGCAGCCGGAAACGATTTTGGAAACGCTTCGTGAAGATTCACGAATCGATATGATTTCGAATCATGAAGTTGAGTCAGTTGTCAAAGCACAGATCCAGAACGAAACGTAG